A segment of the Halovivax limisalsi genome:
GACGGGCGCGATGGTCGGCGTCGGGCTCTCGCTCGGCGGCGACCCGGCGATGGCGACCTACCGGCGGCTCGGGATCTTCTGGCTGTTCGTCCCGATCATGTCCGGCGGGCTGGCCTACGCGACCGCGGTCACGCTGCGGCGGGACGACATCCCGGAATCCGTCGGCGTCCCGGCGCTGGCGGGGCTCGTCGGGGCCATCATCGCCAACATCCGCCTGGGCGTCATCCCGGATCCCGCCGCCGACCAGGGGACGGTCGCACGGTTTATCTCCCGGCGGTTCGGCGGCGGGCCGACGCTCGCGGGCGGCGTCGACCTCGGCATCGTTCTCGTGACGATCGTGGCCGGCGCGATCGCCTTCTCCCTGGTGCGCCGGAGGGTTCTCACCTCCGTCGAAGGCGGGATCCGGTCCTTCCTGCTCGTCCTCGGCGGGATCGTCGCCTTCTCCTCGGGCGGCTCGCAGGTTGGCCTGGCGACCGGTCCGCTCGAGAACCTCTTCCGGGTCGAACTCGGCTTGCCGGGGATCACGCTGCTCGCGCTCGGCGCCGCGGGGATCCTCGCCGGCGCCTGGATGGCCGCGCCGCGGCTGCTGCAGGCGACGTCTCGGGAGTACGCCCAGCTCGGCGTTCGCCGCTCCATCGCCGCGCTCGTCCCGGGATTCGTCATCGCCCAGCTGGCGATCTTCCTCGGCATCCCGATCTCGCTCAACAACATCATCCTCTCGGGCGTCATCGGCGGCGGCCTCGCGGCCGGCTCCGCGGGGGTCTCCCGGCGCAAGATCGGCGTCACGGTCTCGTTCTGGCTGCTGACGCTCGGAAGCTCGATCGCTCTGGGGTACGGCGTCTACCGGGTCCTCGCGTTCG
Coding sequences within it:
- a CDS encoding inorganic phosphate transporter; translation: MVALSFVGLVGVAILTCLAMAWVLGANSNSPPFAPAIGANAISTMRAAFVIGLLAAAGALMQGGSISETIGADLIDGVTITPLAAIAGLLTAATFMGIGIYTRYPIPAAFATTGAMVGVGLSLGGDPAMATYRRLGIFWLFVPIMSGGLAYATAVTLRRDDIPESVGVPALAGLVGAIIANIRLGVIPDPAADQGTVARFISRRFGGGPTLAGGVDLGIVLVTIVAGAIAFSLVRRRVLTSVEGGIRSFLLVLGGIVAFSSGGSQVGLATGPLENLFRVELGLPGITLLALGAAGILAGAWMAAPRLLQATSREYAQLGVRRSIAALVPGFVIAQLAIFLGIPISLNNIILSGVIGGGLAAGSAGVSRRKIGVTVSFWLLTLGSSIALGYGVYRVLAFGLGR